CTGGCGCCGCTCCTGTTCGAGACGTTTGGCTTGCCAGAAGAATGCCCCCGCTACGATCCCGGTGAGCGCGTTCGAAATCGCCATGAGGTCGTAGCGCGGTACGCCTTCGCGGATCAGCAGTCGATCAAACAGGAGACCAACAGCGGAAACAACGGACGCAACCACGATAACGCTGGCCCATGACTTGAAGTGAAAATCTTCCTCCGACCGTCTGCCCATCCCCAAATCCTGATATCGAGGAGAATTGACCTGCATTTCGATTTTAGCTCATGCGAAAAAAACTGATTGCAGCTAACTGGAAGATGTACAAAGCTCCTGACGATGCACGAGCTTTTGTGCGAGAGTTCAAGCCATTGATCGCCGGCCATGATCGCGATGATGTCGCTCTCTTCCCTCCTTTTATTAGTATTCCGCCCACGTTGGAGGCTGTCGCCGGTACACAGATAGAAGTTGGCGCTCAGAATATGCACTGGGAGAAGCAGGGCGCATTCACCGGCGAAGTTTCTGCAGACATGCTGAAATGCATAGGCTGCAAGCAGGTCCTTATCGGCCACTCGGAACGCAGACAGTACTTTGGCGAGACGGACGTCGGAGTCAATCGGAAGCTACGCGGTGCCCTTGCTGACGGGCTGAAGGCCATTGTCTGCGTTGGGGAACTTTTCGAAGAGCGCGAATCCGGGCTAACAGAGAGCATCCTGCGCCGCCAAGTCGGCGCTGCGTTGCGCGAGATCTCCGGCGCGGATGTCGACAAGTTCTGCATAGCTTATGAGCCAGTTTGGGCAATCGGAACAGGCAAGACGGCCACGCCAGAAATCGCTGCGAACGCTCACAACTTCATTCGAGGCGAAGCTGCAAAGGCCATCGGGAGCGAAGTTGCCCGGCAATTGCGAATTATCTACGGCGGGAGCGTTAAGCCTGAGAACGCCCACGCTCTGATGTCGCAGGAGGAGATCGACGGGGCTCTGGTCGGCGCAGCCAGCCTCGATCCTAAGTCCTTTGCTGCCATCGTGAAGTGGTAGTGGCTTCGACACTGCGTCCCGGATTGGGGCTTCCAAAGCTCTGCTATACTGCTTTATAGCCTCGCGTCACCAGCGTGCGGAAGTGGTGAAATTGGCAGACACACCATCTTGAGGGGGTGGCGCCGAAAGGCATGGGGGTTCAAGTCCCCCCTTCCGCACCATAAGATTTGTCCCACCTTGCAGGGATCCTCGCTGTAGGAATCAATCAGCAACTTAAGGATCGGCAAGTCACGGACACATAGAAGGTAACCGTCACGAAATGCTTTATGTCATCGTAGCCATCCACGTCCTAGTTTGCGCGTTTATTGTTATTGTCGTACTGCTCCAGAGCGGAAAGAGCGCCGATGTCGCTGCGGCCTTTGGCGGAATGGGTTCGCAGACAGCTTTTGGGCCTCGGTCCGCGGCCAACGTTCTCACGAAGGCGACCACGTGGTCTGCCGTGATCTTCATGGTCACTTCCATCACGCTTTCCGTGATGATGAGCCGCAGGACCAGCAACTCTGTAATGCAGGGATACAAACCTGCAACGCAGAACACTGCTCCGGCGCAGCCGGGAGCTCCAGCTAAGGGATCGAATACTGAACCCCAGCCGGTAACGAGATAATCCCACTCCAGATGGATCGTCAGATCGTATTGAAAGCCTCCCGCGGGAGGCTTTCAGCTTTGAGGAGCGCAGGTGATTCACGAAATCTTCCCTGTCGGAATGCTCGGATGTAATTGTTCGGTCATCGGAGACGAGGGCACACGGCAGGCATTGGTCATCGACCCGGGTGACGAAGTTGACCGGGTGCTCGAGGTGCTGAAACGACATCAGCTCAACCTCAAGCAGATCATTGTGACGCACGCGCACATCGATCATGTGGGGGGTGCGATGAAGCTGAAGCGCGCAACGAACGCGCCCATTCTGCTGAACAAAAATGATTACGCGCTGCTAAAGATGCTGGACGTACAGGCGGCCTGGATCGGCACTCCATCTCCTGGTGCAGTCGAAATCGATCAAAGCTTGGAAGATCAAGACACGCTTTACTGCGGCACAATCCAAGCGGTGGCGATGCACACTCCCGGACACACCGAAGGAAGCACCTGCCTCTACTTCCCCGCTGAGCATAAGCTCATCGCGGGAGATACGCTTTTCGCAGGAAGTATCGGACGCACTGACTTGCCGGGCGGCTCATTCAACAAGATCATTGCATCGTTGCACGACCGAGTGCTCGCACTGCCCGACGAGACGGTTGTAGTCCCTGGCCATGGCTCGTTGACTACGATCGGAGAAGAACGGCAGAGCAATCCGTTCCTCACGAAACGCTAGCCCGACCTAGCGGCTGCGTTTTGCGGCCTTTGCTCCTTCTTTTCCCAAAGCGGTTCGAGTAGATTTGGGCAGATGTGAGATCGTTCGTTTTCGTCTTGCTGCACTGGCAGCCTTCTTGATATTCCGTCTCGCTGCGGCTCTTTGTTTGCTGCTAGCCATGTTCTCTCCAATCAATGGCGCTTAAAATACTGCACGGCGCGTTCGTGAGCTTCGGCTTTTTGCTTCGAGGAAAACGTACCCAGGTTGCGCCGTTTACCGGTTTTGGAATTCTTCTTTCGAGAGTACAGCCGATACTCTCCAGATTTTAGTTTGCGAATCATGCTCGGTGAGATGCAGGGTTTTGCCTACGTGGCTCCGGCCGCCCTGTGCCGGAATTTAACTTTTAGTATGCTGCTGCTTTCTGTGCGCCTGAAGCAGTGCCCGGCGAGGGCAGCGGAACCACGTAGGCAAAAAGATCTTGTTTCTGAATTTACGCGGCAATCTCCAGCGTTGCCCTGATTCCTTTTTGAAACTGATCTTCCGGAGTGATCAGACTCACAACAAGATAACCTTCATGCGGAAAGTCGTAAAAGTGTCCGGGGTGCACGACGACCCCTGCACGGCTTATCAGTTCAATCGCAACATCCTCATCTGACTTCTTGGCCGGAATCCGTACGATGGCATACCAACCACCTTCAACTTTCAGCCTCTGAATACTTTGAGCTGTTCTGAGATGTTGATCCAGAAATTTTAGATTGGCACGCACTCGCTGTACCAACTGGGGTTGAAGTTGGTCTTTCTGTTTCAGCAGTTCCTGCGCCGCATGCTGAATCGGCGCGTTCACAGAAAGATAAGTATCGGAGATCAATTGTAGTCGTGCGTGAGCTTCCGCTCGTACGTGCTCAGGGCCATTCAGCACAATCCATGCCAACTTCATCTGCGGCAGACAGGAAATCTTTGACAATCCGCTCAACGCAAAAGAAAGGCACTCAGTAGAAAAGGCTGCGCTCACGTCGGCAGCGCCCTCGACTTCATAATCGAGAAAGACCTCGTCCGAGATGAGAGCTAGATCCCACTGGCGACAAAAAGAAGTCAGCTGGTCGAGTTCGCTGCCCTGCACGAACGAGCCCGTCGGATTGTTAGGATTCACAACGAGCACTGCACGTGTGCGCCCTGTGACCAGTCTCTGCAATCCTCCGAAGTCAACGTGCCACCCGTGGTCATAGAAAAGTTCATACGCACGCAAATGGATGTCCTGTATGTCTGCGAGATAGTCGAACAGGGGATAACTCGGGCGAGGCACGAGAACCTCGTCTCCGGGATCGCAGAGCAATCGAAAGAGGTATGAATATGCCTCGCTTGTGCTCGTCGTCAGAAAGATCTGCTCTGGTAGCCCGGGCGCTGCGTTGCCGCGAACTTTGCTTGCGTTGTAATACTCCGCGACAGCTTTACGCGCCAGGAGCAGCCCTTGCGCGTCGGGATCATAGTTGAGCGACCCAGCGTGGGAGAGCGCCGTTAGGATCCTTTCCGAATCGAACTTGAAGTTGCAACGTGTAGGATTCGAGACCGTCAGGTCGAGGAGCTCAGCTCCACTTGCGCGAGCGCTCCGCAAAGTTTCTGCGAACCGATTTTCTACAAGATTCCACTCCGTTCTGCGCGCGAACATGAGCGTTCACTGTAACAAATCGCTCATCCATCCTGCGCCCGGCTGGAGTGCGATGAGCAACACTCTTCTTCAATGGCAACCTCTCCTTGCTTTGCGGAATTCTCACTAGAGTTATCGCGATCCTGAGGCTCCCATGCTGAAAGCTTTCCTCTCCAATTGGCCTTTGCTGCAACAGATCAAAACCGGCGCAGATGGCACTGGTCCCGAAGCGATGAGTGATAGAACGCGCAACCTGAAGCCAAAGTTCGATGGTGCGCAGGTGGCGCGTTCGGTTTGCCCTTATTGCGGCGTTGGCTGCGGACAGCTCGCGTTTCATAAAAATGGCAAGCTGATCAGTATCGAGGGAGATCCTGAGTCTCCTATCTCTCGCGGGCATCTGTGTCCCAAAGGCGCTGATAGTTTCGAACTGGTCACCCATCCCGGACGAGAGCTAAAGGTGAAGTATCGCCGCCCCTTCTCGCGAGAGTGGGAGAGTCTTGACCTCGAACAAGCCATGAATATGGTCGCCGATCGGTTATGGAAGTCACGCGAAGATACTTTTTTGGAGAAGAAAGATGATCGCGCGGTGATGCACACGAAGGCGATTGGTCATCTCGGCGGCGCCACCCTGGACATCGAAGAAAATTACTTAATCAAGAAACTGTTCACCGCCGGTTTGGGCATGGTCTGCCTGAGCAATCAGGCGCGTATATGACACAGCTCCACGGTGCCCAGTTTGGGTACCTCGTTCGGACGCGGCGGTGCGACCACCGCACAACAGGACCTGGCAAATTCCGATGCCATTCTCATTATGGGATCGTCGATGGCGGAGAATCATCCCGTCGGCTTCCAATGGGTGATTGAGGCACGCAAGCGTGGTGCGACCATCATCCACGTCGATCCTCGCTTCACTCGCACTTCTGCGATGTCGGATATCTGGGTTCCGATGCGTTCCGGCAGCGACATCGTCTTTCTTGGTGGACTGATTCATTACGTACTCGAACACGGAAAAGAGTTCCGCGAGTACGTGAAGCACTACACGAACGCAGCTACGATTCTTCGCGACGACATGAAGCTTCCGGACGACCTCGATGGCGTTTTCTCCGGCTGGGATGAAGAAAAGAAAAAATATTCGCCTGAGACCTGGCTCTACAAAGGGACGCCAGAAAAGCCAGATGCCGTCCATCCGGGACACGCTCAAGCCGGCGGAGGTCACGGAAAAGATCGGGGGGGCGAGGCAGGCGACGTTCACAAGCACGATTCCGATCCCATGCTCCAGCATCCGCTCTGTGTCTTTAATGTGCTTAAGCGGCACTTCACGCGTTACACACCAGAGATGGTTGAAAGTGTCTGCGGTGTTCCCAAACAACAGTTCCTCAAAGTGGCCGAGATTTTCTCGAATGCTTCCGGACCAGAAAAGACGGGTGCGATTTGCTATGCCGTTGGATGGACTCAGCACTCGACCGGGGTACAGATCATCCGCGCCGCCTGCATACTTCAACTCTTATTGGGAAACATTGGACGGCCGGGAGGGGGAATTCTTGCTCTCCGCGGACACGCGAGCATTCAGGGATCCACCGATATTCCTACGTTGTACGACACTCTACCCGGCTACCTGCCAATGCCATTTTGGGACAGCGACGCGGATACGCTCCGACAATACATCAAGCGCCATCGCAGCAACGCAGGATGGTGGAGCAACTTCGACAAATACATCGTCAGTCTCCTGAAAGCCTGGTATGGCGACGAAGCAAAAAAGGAAAATGCCTTTGGCTTTGACTGGCTGCCGCGGGTAACTGGGGATCACTCAGAGCTCGGCTACTGGATGGACATGATGGATGGCAAGATGGAAGGACTGTTCGTCATGGGGCAGAATCCGGCTGTTGGTGCAGCAAACGCAGGCTTGCAGCGTAAGGCCTTGAGCAAACTCAAATGGCTGGTTGTTCGTGAGTTCGTCGAAACAGAAACCGCTTCGTTCTGGTACGACTCGCCTGAAGTGGAGCGCGGAGAACTCAGGCCGGAAGACATCGGGACCGAAATCTTCTTCTTCCCTGCTGCCTCGCATGTGGAGAAGGAGGGAAGCTTCACCAATACGCAACGCCTGATTCAGTTCCATCAAAAAGCAATCGAACCGCCGGGCGATTGCCGCAGTGAGACCTGGTTCATGTATCACCTGGGACGGCGAATGAAGGCGAAAGCCAAAGCCGAGCCTCTCCCGCGCAATGTTGGATTGAATGCGCTCACGTGGGACTATCCTACGCAGGGTGCGCACGCTGAGCCGGTGATTGACGCAGTCGTGTCCGAAATCAACGGATATAAGACCGCAAACCGCGAGCTTATTCGCGAGTACACCGAGCTGCAAGCGGATGGCAGCACAGCCAGTGGCTGCTGGATTTATTCAGGCATTCATCCGCAACCGGGAGTCAACCGCGCAAATTCACGCAAACCGACAGATTATCTTGGTCATGGCTGGGGCTACTCATGGCCGTCTGATCGCCGCATTCTTTATAACCGTGCTTCGGCGCGTCCTGACGGAAGGCCGTGGAGCGAGCGGAAGAAGCTAGTGTGGTGGGATGAGAACAAGCGCGAATGGACCGGCCACGACGTTCCCGACTTTAGAAAGGACACTCCTCCCAACCATCGCCCATCTCAACAGGCTGAAGGGATGGAAGCCATTGCAGGAGATCAGCCCTTCATCATGCATCCTGATGGTGTGGGGTGGCTGTGGGTTTCCAGCGGCCTGAAGGATGGTCCGCTGCCGACCCATTATGAACCGCTGGAACCAGTCGTTCCCAATGCGCTTTATCCGAAGCGGCCGTTCAACCCGACTGCGGACAAGATGGAGCGTACGGAAAACCCATACGCCTTCCCATGCGACGAGCGCTTCCCCCATGTGCTCACAACATACCGGCTGACAGAGCATCATACTGCCGGTGGAATGAGCCGGACGTTATCACACCTTGCAGAATTGCAGCCCGAGTTTTTCTGTGAAATCTCGCCGGAAATGGCCGAAGAGTTCGGCATTGAGCACGGCGGCTATGCGACGATCATCAGTCCGCGCGGAATCATCGAGGCTCGCGCGATGGTCACGCCCCGCGTGCGTCCATTCACTGTACAAGGAAAACGAGTGTATGAAGTCGGTGTTCCTTATCATTGGGGCTCGCGCGGAATTGCTACCGGAGACTCCGCAAATGAGCTGCTCGCCATGAACGAAGAGCCCAACGTGCGCATCATGGAAACAAAAGCTTTGACGTGCTTCATACGCCCGGGACGCCGGGCGCGAGGCAAGGCGGCGCTCGATGAATTGCACGCAAGAATGAGGGAGACAGCATGAGCGGCGTCACTGCATTTCTCACCGACTCCACGCTCTGCATCGGCTGCAAAGCATGCGAGGTTGCGTGCAAAGAGTGGAATGATCTCGGGGACGACGGCCTGAATTGGAGTGGCTTCTCCTACGACAACACCGGCGCCCTGGGGCATTCAACGTGGCGCCATGTGAAATTTGTCGAGCATCCTCCCGAAATAGGCCATGGTGGCAATAGCCCCGAGCATGCGTCGTGGACTTTTTCTTCGGACGTTTGCAAACACTGCGAAAATGCGGGATGCCTCGAGGCTTGTCCAACGGGTTCGATTGTACGAACTGAATTTGGCAGTGTGTACGTACAGCCGGACATTTGCAATGGATGCTCGTACTGCGTAGTAGCCTGCCCATTCGGTGTAATTCAGCGCAATAAAGAAGATGGTCGAGCGTTTAAGTGTACGTTCTGCTACGACCGACAGAAGGTGGGACTGATTCCAGCCTGCGCTCATGCTTGTCCGACGGAGTCCATCAAATTCGGAACCTTGGATGAATTACGCGTTGAAGCAAAGCGTCGCATTGAAGATCTCCACTCGATGGGGATGGCCGATGCCGCACTCTACGATCCGGTCGACACCAGCATAGGAGGACTCCACGCGTTCTTCATCACTCGAGGCGACCCACGCCAATACAATTTGCCACCCCAGCCTGAGATTCCGACGATTTATGCAAAGCAAGGTTGGAAATCGGCCGCGGTCGGCGCCGGCATGCTGGCTTTCGGAACGCTTCTGGCTTTCCTCGGCGGAGGCAGGCGATGAAGGGACCCACACTTTCTCAGCGCAAACAAACCAGCGATCCCGAAATTGATTTCTTGCGCCGCGAGCGCCGTCTTGAGGCGATCCGCTCGCAAGCTCTCCAGAGCGGACAAATTCAGGACATCGGAATCAGTCCCGCAGGCTCTCCGATTCCGATGGCAAGTCCCACCGCCGGTTACTACGCCATTCCGATGCTAAAAGAGCCTCAGTGGAGCTGGGAGATCCCGGTTTACTTCTTCGTCGGTGGCGCGGCCGGGGCAGCCGCCGTAGTTGCGCAGTTTGCGCAGATGACGGGAGTCAAAGCTGAAATCGTCCGTGATGGGCGCACGATCGCTGCTGTCGGATCGGTGCTCACTCCTGCACTGCTGATCTCTGACCTCGGCGTTCGTTCCCGCTTCCTCAACATGCTGCGCGTTTTCAAGGTGCAGAGTCCAATGTCTGTGGGTGTTTACATCGTAAGCGCGTTCGCTACGGCAACGGTGCTGGCCAAAGTCGCGAACTCTTTACGACAACATCGCCCAGGGGCAATCTTGAAGATTTTCGAGAGCACCTCAGGACTGTTCTCTGCACTGTTAGGTCTTGGGATGGCCACTTACACCGGCGTACTGATAGGAGCTACAGCAATCCCAGTGTGGAACGAGAATATCGACTCGTTGCCCATTCACTTCGCCCTCTCCGGCCTTGGCGCTGGTGTTTCAACACTTCAAATGATAGGCCATGAGGATAGCCGCTCTTTGAACATGCTGGGAATTGCGGCCTCTCTGGGAGAAACGATAGAAGGCGTGAGACTCGAGACTGCACTCAAACCTGCAAACGAGCCTTTGAAGAAGGGTATGAGTGGCGTGATCACCCGTCTGGGTGGCATGCTATCTGGTCCTTTACCGCTCGCGCTGCGCGTGGCCGCGACACTTGCCGGAGAGCGGCGCTCTCGACAGCTCGTACGGGCAGCATCAGCAGCGACAATCGCTGGATCTTTCCTCACCCGCCTCGGCTGGATTCGAGCAGGGCATGCATCAGCTAAAGATTATCGTCTGCCGCTGCAGATTGACTCCGAGCAGCACCGTCGGTTGGCAATTGAATCAGTAAAGATTGACTCAGTACGAGCGTGATCCCGAGAACTTGCCAAACACTTAACCCCTCACTTACAAACATTGCCGCGAGCACGCTCGCAAAGACCGGTTCGAGGCAACTGGTCACAATAGCACTGGTCGGATCAAGTAGCCGAAGACCGCCTAGATATAGCGCGAAGGGAATCAGCATCGAAACCATCGCGAATCCGAAAAGAAACAACCACTCCCGGCTTGAGTAGTGCTGTGCAATGGCCTTCCATGGCGGATTAACAATTAGCCAGAAGAGGCTTGCCGCAAGTAATGTGTAGAAGAGCACAAGCCACCGCGAAGATCGCGCGAGCAGATCAGCCCCGATCAGGTTGTAGAACGAATACGAAAACGCCGCCCCCAATGCAGCCAGAATCCCGATTGTGCCACTTCGGAACTGAGCTTGAGGGCCAGCGAGAGCCACAAGTCCACATCCCAGAAAGTCAAGGATTACGGCGATGCTTCGCAACCAGGTAGCTCGATCGCGCCCCGCGGCAAGGCCGTATGCGTATACCCAAACTGGAGCGGTGTATTGAACCGTGATGGCAGTAGCGACCGTACTGTTTGCGATCGCGTAATAGTAGAAGAAGTTGGCGCCGCAAATTCCCAGTACTCCCATGGCGCCGCACATGAGCAATGTGCGCCGGCTTGCCTTCAGCACACCAGGACCGCGTGCGATGAGCAGTACCGGAAGTAGCACTAACAAAGCGAAGGTCGATCGCGTTTGCGAGAGGATGAGCGGCTCGATGTGAGCCCCGCGTAGCCATCCAGTCCCGTTGAAGACGGCTTTACCGAGCGCTGCCGAAGCTCCGTAGCAGAATGCTGCGGCAGTGATGAGCAAGTACCCTTCTAACTTGGCGGCGTCAAGATTGAAGCATTTTTTCCAGCCGCTGCGGATCGAAGCCAATCATCACCTGGTCGCCAACGACGATTGTAGGAGTAGAGCGGCTCTGATACTTCTCGACTAGTTCCCTGACGGCCGAAAAATTAGTGGAGACGTCGCGGACTTCAAAGTCGATTCCTCTCTCCGAGAGGAAGGCCTCAGCAACACGGCACGGCGGTCAGCCGGGCTGACTGAATACTACGACTTTAGGCTTCTGCATATCTTTATTCGATTCTTCCTTGGCCGTCGGTGCTCACGAAAATCGCAAACGTCAACAACCGAGCTGCAGATTATCATCGCCGATTATCGGTCTGCGGCTCGGTATGGATCAGTACCTTAAAGAGTTCCGGTGCTGCCTGTTTGAAGCGAATTTCGAGAGCTGTCGAAATATCGTGAACCTGGGAAAGTGAAAGATCGTCCGGCAACGTTGTGTGACAGGAAAGATAAAGCCGATCACGTACGCGCTTCAGGACCACTTCATGCAGATCGATAATCTCAGGAAATTCAGCGACAATCCGACGGAGTCTGTGTTCGAGTGCCGTGTTGCGAAACGTTGGATCGCCGGGTTCGATGGTCGCGGAGTCACTCTCAATATGCGTCAGTATGGAATCGATCTCAGGCACCTCGTCGCGCATCTCGGCTTCGAGCACTGTGACAAAGTCGTGAGCATTTTTGAGTGACAGCCGCTCATCGAGCTCGAGGTGCTGTTCCACGTGCAGCTTTCCATTCAAGTCCTGAACGTTCACATCATGCACGCTCAGGTTGTGCCGCCCAGCAACCGCGCGGATTCGGTCGAAGATGCTTTCTGCTCCTGTCGCGCGGGGAAAAGCACGAATCGTGACATCGGCATCCGGAAGCACGCGATGCACGGCATCGGTCACAGAGCTTGACATGTGCTCTGAGTGTTGCAGCGTTGCGTTGCGATTCAGCGCAACCTGTACTTCAGCGAAATAGCGATTGCCTGCTCGCCGGACGCGAACACGGTCTACATCCAGAATGCCCGGAACGCTCTCTACTTCGCGCACAATCTGGCCTCGAACGCCTATCGGAGCTGCGTCCAGTAACGCATCAATGGTTTGCCGTGCAAGACGTGAACTGACGTAGATGATCACGCCGGCAACCGCCAGAGCCGCAATGGGATCGGCGACTCGCAACCATGGAATTCCCAGTGATCGGCCCAGCCATACGAGCGCAAGACCGACTACGACAACGCCACTGGACCAGATGTCGGTGGTGAAGTGCAGCGCATCGGCCTCAAGCGCCTGGCTGTCGTATCGAAGTGCCGTTTTGCCAAGCGCCCGGGAACGCCAGTAATCAACGCCCATCGATAGGAACAGCACAGCGAAGGCCGCAACCGAGGGCTCTACCACGGTGTGGTGATGGAAAAAGAGACGGCGGATCGCTTCCGTAACAATCCACACGCATGTGATCAGCAGCAGTCCCGTTTCAATGAAGGCAGAAAAATTCTCCACTTTGCCGTGCCCGTATTGATGATCAGCATCCGCGGGTTTATCGGATACTCCGACAGAAAAGAAAGTGATGACTGCCGCAATGAGATCAAGCGCAGAATGCGCTGCTTCCGAGATAAGTCCTAGGCTTCCGGTCGCGAAGCCCACGATGATCTTCAGCGCGGTCATGGCGATGGCCGCGAGCACGGAGTTTCGCGCCACGGAGCGCTTCTCCAGGCGCATACTTTCCGGGGAAGAAATGTAGGAAGCGGCCATCAGATCGGTATCATCATCTTAAACCCGGCTTAGCAAGTAGAACCTGAACATTCTCTTTCCATGTGCTAGCATCGAATGCTTCCCCCTTTTGAATCTCTGGAGGCATTTTGATTCGTTCCACGTTCCTAATCTCGTTTCTACAGATCTCAATCTGTGCTATTGCAATAGCTCAAGCTGCGCCGAATTCCGCGAAATCGGTTGCTCCAAGTGCTGGCCCGATTCAAAGTGCTCCACCTGCGGCGGCTCAAATTAAATCCAATGTTCCGGCCAATGCATCAGTGATCACCATTAACGGGGTCTGCGACGTTGCGCTCAATGGATTACCCAAAGCGGCTCCCCGGCCTCCAGCTGCTGCGAAAGACAATGCCGGCGCGACATCGTCCGGTTCCCCTTCCGACTGCAAGACGCAGATTACTCGGGCAGAGTTTGAGAAGGTTATGAAAATCGCACCGCCTGGCAGTAATCCACGCCGAATCGCAACGATTTACGCGCAGCTCGTGACTGCCGCTAATGAGGGCGTGAAGCTCGGAGC
The sequence above is drawn from the Acidobacteriota bacterium genome and encodes:
- a CDS encoding triose-phosphate isomerase, which translates into the protein MRKKLIAANWKMYKAPDDARAFVREFKPLIAGHDRDDVALFPPFISIPPTLEAVAGTQIEVGAQNMHWEKQGAFTGEVSADMLKCIGCKQVLIGHSERRQYFGETDVGVNRKLRGALADGLKAIVCVGELFEERESGLTESILRRQVGAALREISGADVDKFCIAYEPVWAIGTGKTATPEIAANAHNFIRGEAAKAIGSEVARQLRIIYGGSVKPENAHALMSQEEIDGALVGAASLDPKSFAAIVKW
- a CDS encoding preprotein translocase subunit SecG, with translation MLYVIVAIHVLVCAFIVIVVLLQSGKSADVAAAFGGMGSQTAFGPRSAANVLTKATTWSAVIFMVTSITLSVMMSRRTSNSVMQGYKPATQNTAPAQPGAPAKGSNTEPQPVTR
- a CDS encoding MBL fold metallo-hydrolase; translation: MIHEIFPVGMLGCNCSVIGDEGTRQALVIDPGDEVDRVLEVLKRHQLNLKQIIVTHAHIDHVGGAMKLKRATNAPILLNKNDYALLKMLDVQAAWIGTPSPGAVEIDQSLEDQDTLYCGTIQAVAMHTPGHTEGSTCLYFPAEHKLIAGDTLFAGSIGRTDLPGGSFNKIIASLHDRVLALPDETVVVPGHGSLTTIGEERQSNPFLTKR
- a CDS encoding pyridoxal phosphate-dependent aminotransferase gives rise to the protein MFARRTEWNLVENRFAETLRSARASGAELLDLTVSNPTRCNFKFDSERILTALSHAGSLNYDPDAQGLLLARKAVAEYYNASKVRGNAAPGLPEQIFLTTSTSEAYSYLFRLLCDPGDEVLVPRPSYPLFDYLADIQDIHLRAYELFYDHGWHVDFGGLQRLVTGRTRAVLVVNPNNPTGSFVQGSELDQLTSFCRQWDLALISDEVFLDYEVEGAADVSAAFSTECLSFALSGLSKISCLPQMKLAWIVLNGPEHVRAEAHARLQLISDTYLSVNAPIQHAAQELLKQKDQLQPQLVQRVRANLKFLDQHLRTAQSIQRLKVEGGWYAIVRIPAKKSDEDVAIELISRAGVVVHPGHFYDFPHEGYLVVSLITPEDQFQKGIRATLEIAA
- a CDS encoding dehydrogenase, with protein sequence MLKAFLSNWPLLQQIKTGADGTGPEAMSDRTRNLKPKFDGAQVARSVCPYCGVGCGQLAFHKNGKLISIEGDPESPISRGHLCPKGADSFELVTHPGRELKVKYRRPFSREWESLDLEQAMNMVADRLWKSREDTFLEKKDDRAVMHTKAIGHLGGATLDIEENYLIKKLFTAGLGMVCLSNQARI
- a CDS encoding formate dehydrogenase gives rise to the protein MPSLGTSFGRGGATTAQQDLANSDAILIMGSSMAENHPVGFQWVIEARKRGATIIHVDPRFTRTSAMSDIWVPMRSGSDIVFLGGLIHYVLEHGKEFREYVKHYTNAATILRDDMKLPDDLDGVFSGWDEEKKKYSPETWLYKGTPEKPDAVHPGHAQAGGGHGKDRGGEAGDVHKHDSDPMLQHPLCVFNVLKRHFTRYTPEMVESVCGVPKQQFLKVAEIFSNASGPEKTGAICYAVGWTQHSTGVQIIRAACILQLLLGNIGRPGGGILALRGHASIQGSTDIPTLYDTLPGYLPMPFWDSDADTLRQYIKRHRSNAGWWSNFDKYIVSLLKAWYGDEAKKENAFGFDWLPRVTGDHSELGYWMDMMDGKMEGLFVMGQNPAVGAANAGLQRKALSKLKWLVVREFVETETASFWYDSPEVERGELRPEDIGTEIFFFPAASHVEKEGSFTNTQRLIQFHQKAIEPPGDCRSETWFMYHLGRRMKAKAKAEPLPRNVGLNALTWDYPTQGAHAEPVIDAVVSEINGYKTANRELIREYTELQADGSTASGCWIYSGIHPQPGVNRANSRKPTDYLGHGWGYSWPSDRRILYNRASARPDGRPWSERKKLVWWDENKREWTGHDVPDFRKDTPPNHRPSQQAEGMEAIAGDQPFIMHPDGVGWLWVSSGLKDGPLPTHYEPLEPVVPNALYPKRPFNPTADKMERTENPYAFPCDERFPHVLTTYRLTEHHTAGGMSRTLSHLAELQPEFFCEISPEMAEEFGIEHGGYATIISPRGIIEARAMVTPRVRPFTVQGKRVYEVGVPYHWGSRGIATGDSANELLAMNEEPNVRIMETKALTCFIRPGRRARGKAALDELHARMRETA
- a CDS encoding 4Fe-4S ferredoxin encodes the protein MSGVTAFLTDSTLCIGCKACEVACKEWNDLGDDGLNWSGFSYDNTGALGHSTWRHVKFVEHPPEIGHGGNSPEHASWTFSSDVCKHCENAGCLEACPTGSIVRTEFGSVYVQPDICNGCSYCVVACPFGVIQRNKEDGRAFKCTFCYDRQKVGLIPACAHACPTESIKFGTLDELRVEAKRRIEDLHSMGMADAALYDPVDTSIGGLHAFFITRGDPRQYNLPPQPEIPTIYAKQGWKSAAVGAGMLAFGTLLAFLGGGRR
- a CDS encoding cation transporter, yielding MAASYISSPESMRLEKRSVARNSVLAAIAMTALKIIVGFATGSLGLISEAAHSALDLIAAVITFFSVGVSDKPADADHQYGHGKVENFSAFIETGLLLITCVWIVTEAIRRLFFHHHTVVEPSVAAFAVLFLSMGVDYWRSRALGKTALRYDSQALEADALHFTTDIWSSGVVVVGLALVWLGRSLGIPWLRVADPIAALAVAGVIIYVSSRLARQTIDALLDAAPIGVRGQIVREVESVPGILDVDRVRVRRAGNRYFAEVQVALNRNATLQHSEHMSSSVTDAVHRVLPDADVTIRAFPRATGAESIFDRIRAVAGRHNLSVHDVNVQDLNGKLHVEQHLELDERLSLKNAHDFVTVLEAEMRDEVPEIDSILTHIESDSATIEPGDPTFRNTALEHRLRRIVAEFPEIIDLHEVVLKRVRDRLYLSCHTTLPDDLSLSQVHDISTALEIRFKQAAPELFKVLIHTEPQTDNRR